One region of bacterium genomic DNA includes:
- the hemL gene encoding glutamate-1-semialdehyde 2,1-aminomutase has protein sequence MGEKSQKLFEEAKKYIPGGVNSPVRAFKSVGGGPLFIDHGRGSKIYDVDGKEYIDYVLSWGPLILGHIPAKVIKPLKEAMKKGTSFGAPTEYEIELAKLVTNAFPSCEMVRMVNSGTEATMSAIRVARGYTGRDKIIKFAGCYHGHADSLLVKAGSGATTLGVPDSPGVPYDTARYTINLNYNKLDEVEDVIRRDGHEIACLILEPVAGNMGVIPPEKGFLEGIRKLTKEYGIVLVFDEVMTGFRVSYGGAQELYGIKPDLTTLGKVIGGGLPVGAYGGRREIMEKVSPSGPIYQAGTLSGNPLAMVAGIETLKILSNKNIYKKLERLGKRLSKGIEKAARSAGVDIYTARVGSMLCAFFTNTKVTNYEEAKKSDTGKFALFFQEMIKRNIYLAPSQFEALFLSNAHSIKDVDMTIQAAEETFRIIKQKN, from the coding sequence ATGGGTGAAAAATCACAAAAACTATTTGAAGAAGCAAAGAAATATATTCCAGGAGGTGTGAACAGCCCTGTCCGGGCGTTTAAATCGGTAGGCGGTGGACCTCTTTTTATAGATCACGGCAGGGGTTCAAAAATTTACGATGTCGATGGGAAAGAATATATTGATTATGTGCTCTCATGGGGGCCGCTGATTTTAGGGCATATTCCCGCTAAGGTAATCAAGCCGTTGAAGGAAGCAATGAAAAAAGGGACAAGTTTCGGCGCGCCGACTGAGTATGAAATTGAACTTGCGAAATTAGTTACAAACGCGTTCCCATCATGTGAAATGGTGCGTATGGTAAATTCAGGGACAGAAGCCACTATGAGCGCAATCAGGGTTGCGAGAGGATACACCGGACGTGATAAAATTATAAAATTTGCAGGATGTTATCACGGCCACGCGGATAGTTTATTGGTTAAAGCGGGTTCGGGGGCCACTACTTTGGGTGTCCCTGACAGCCCCGGTGTTCCTTACGATACAGCCAGGTATACTATTAACCTTAATTATAATAAGTTAGACGAGGTTGAAGATGTAATCAGAAGAGACGGCCATGAAATTGCCTGTTTAATTTTAGAACCGGTGGCAGGGAATATGGGTGTTATTCCCCCGGAAAAGGGATTTTTAGAGGGTATCAGGAAACTCACAAAGGAGTATGGAATAGTTCTGGTATTCGATGAAGTTATGACAGGATTCAGGGTAAGTTATGGCGGGGCGCAGGAATTATACGGGATTAAACCGGATTTAACGACCCTTGGAAAGGTTATCGGAGGGGGGCTGCCTGTAGGAGCTTACGGAGGAAGGAGAGAAATAATGGAAAAAGTCTCGCCGAGCGGCCCGATATACCAGGCAGGAACTTTATCGGGAAATCCGCTGGCCATGGTAGCCGGGATAGAGACTTTAAAAATATTGTCAAATAAAAATATTTACAAAAAACTCGAGAGACTCGGTAAAAGGCTTTCTAAAGGGATAGAAAAAGCGGCCAGAAGCGCAGGAGTTGATATTTATACAGCCAGGGTCGGTTCCATGCTTTGCGCTTTTTTTACAAATACAAAAGTTACAAATTATGAAGAGGCAAAAAAATCAGACACCGGTAAATTCGCTTTGTTTTTTCAAGAGATGATAAAACGGAATATTTATCTGGCCCCGTCCCAGTTCGAGGCCTTATTTTTATCAAATGCCCATAGTATAAAAGACGTTGATATGACTATTCAGGCCGCGGAAGAAACGTTTAGGATAATAAAACAGAAAAATTAA
- the ahbD gene encoding heme b synthase, translating to MKNFLSSELRLIAWEWTSACNLGCLHCRASATSSPANGEITLDEGKKLIDDVVTFAKPVIILSGGEPLMRFDEICELSRYSTEKGLRVVLASNGTLFSPERIKKLIASGIQRVSVSLDGSNEASHDSFRGLKGAFREALKGISELKKAGLSFQINTTITRRNKDEIQKIAALVKELGAAALHIFLLVPTGRGKQIEGDEISPQEYEDILDWFYKESKNVNINLKATCAPHYFRIMRQRAKEEGKQVTVQTHGFEAMTRGCLGGVGFCFISSQGDVQPCGYLPVTAGNIRKEKFSRIWQNSKLFTDLRDLSKLKGKCGICEYKVFCGGCRARAYARDNDYMSEEPYCIYKPKVKK from the coding sequence ATGAAAAATTTTTTAAGCAGTGAACTTAGACTAATCGCCTGGGAATGGACTTCGGCCTGTAATTTGGGATGCTTGCATTGCAGGGCCTCTGCGACATCTTCTCCGGCGAATGGAGAAATTACATTAGACGAAGGTAAAAAGCTTATTGATGATGTTGTAACGTTTGCTAAACCCGTGATAATTTTAAGCGGCGGGGAGCCTCTTATGAGGTTTGACGAGATATGCGAATTAAGCAGATATTCAACAGAAAAAGGACTGAGAGTGGTCCTGGCTTCAAATGGTACTCTGTTTAGCCCTGAACGGATAAAAAAATTAATAGCCTCAGGCATTCAAAGGGTCAGTGTTAGTTTAGACGGTTCAAATGAAGCATCCCATGATTCTTTTCGCGGTTTAAAGGGCGCTTTCCGGGAGGCGTTAAAAGGCATAAGCGAGTTAAAAAAGGCCGGTTTATCTTTTCAGATAAATACAACAATTACAAGGCGCAATAAAGATGAAATACAAAAAATAGCTGCTCTTGTAAAAGAGTTAGGCGCCGCCGCGTTGCATATTTTTCTTCTTGTCCCCACAGGCCGGGGTAAACAGATTGAAGGCGATGAAATTTCGCCGCAGGAATATGAAGATATACTGGACTGGTTTTATAAAGAGAGTAAAAATGTAAATATAAATTTGAAAGCTACCTGTGCCCCTCATTATTTCAGGATTATGCGCCAGCGCGCTAAGGAAGAAGGAAAACAGGTCACAGTTCAGACCCATGGTTTTGAAGCGATGACAAGAGGGTGTTTGGGCGGTGTAGGTTTTTGTTTTATATCATCGCAGGGTGATGTCCAGCCCTGTGGTTATCTGCCTGTGACTGCCGGTAACATAAGAAAGGAAAAATTTTCCAGGATATGGCAAAATAGTAAATTGTTTACTGATCTGCGTGACCTGAGTAAACTCAAAGGGAAATGTGGAATTTGTGAATATAAAGTTTTCTGCGGAGGGTGCCGCGCAAGGGCCTATGCCAGGGATAATGATTATATGAGCGAGGAGCCGTATTGTATTTATAAACCAAAAGTTAAAAAATAA
- a CDS encoding uroporphyrinogen-III synthase has product MDKKGKIYFIEVPSSSARLMPSKGLEILSDADIVIYNSGIDEDVISVNKKERILNEDYDKIKNLILNKVKEGKIIVYLKSGDLFIACKQNSEIENLISLDVPFEFIPCFPELLTSIYAGIPLLHSEFGLNFAFVCITEENGIKIPKDAATLVIYHGINNFNMVMEKVLSSGYKENTPAAVIKKGGSNSQEVITGNLGNITGRVLEKKINPPFLVIAGEVVGLRDKWRWFDNRPLFGRNIIVTRSQQQAGEFSRLLEDEGARVIEFPTIEIVPALNYEDLDKALDEIEKYHWIIFTSSNGVKYFFERVNKKGYDLRLLKGIKICAIGPGTAKAIENLGIKTDFIPKEFRAEGIVEGFLKEEIKGKNILIPRAEVAREILPERLEEMGANVNVATAYRTVKVDSGLNKIKPLLEEKEIDVITFTSFSTADNFISLFPQDELKDLMRGVNIASIGPITSNRIEKAGLKVKISPSEYTLEKLLDEIVGYYEKRKN; this is encoded by the coding sequence ATGGATAAAAAAGGTAAAATTTATTTTATAGAGGTGCCGTCCAGCAGTGCCAGGTTAATGCCATCAAAGGGATTGGAGATTCTTTCTGATGCAGATATTGTTATTTATAACAGCGGTATTGATGAAGATGTAATTTCAGTTAATAAAAAAGAGAGAATTTTGAATGAAGATTATGATAAAATAAAAAACTTGATTTTAAATAAAGTAAAAGAAGGTAAAATTATTGTTTACCTGAAAAGCGGGGATTTATTTATTGCCTGTAAACAAAACAGCGAAATAGAAAATTTAATTTCATTAGACGTGCCTTTTGAGTTTATTCCCTGTTTTCCGGAATTATTGACTTCAATTTATGCCGGAATCCCTCTGCTTCATAGTGAATTTGGATTAAATTTCGCATTTGTCTGTATTACGGAAGAAAATGGGATTAAAATACCAAAGGATGCTGCTACATTGGTTATTTATCACGGTATTAATAATTTTAATATGGTCATGGAAAAGGTATTAAGTTCCGGTTATAAAGAAAATACGCCCGCGGCAGTCATTAAAAAAGGCGGGAGTAACAGCCAGGAGGTCATTACAGGAAATCTCGGGAACATAACCGGCAGGGTTTTGGAAAAAAAGATTAACCCCCCGTTTTTAGTTATTGCCGGGGAGGTAGTGGGGTTGAGAGACAAATGGCGCTGGTTCGATAACAGGCCGCTGTTTGGCAGGAATATAATAGTAACGCGCAGCCAGCAGCAGGCAGGCGAATTTTCCAGGTTATTGGAAGATGAAGGTGCGAGGGTAATAGAATTTCCCACTATTGAAATTGTTCCGGCGTTGAATTACGAAGATTTGGATAAAGCGCTTGATGAGATAGAAAAATATCACTGGATTATTTTTACAAGTTCCAACGGGGTAAAATATTTTTTTGAGCGGGTAAATAAAAAAGGTTATGACCTGCGCTTGTTAAAAGGAATAAAAATTTGTGCGATAGGGCCCGGTACCGCAAAAGCAATAGAAAATTTAGGGATAAAAACAGATTTTATTCCTAAAGAATTCAGGGCGGAAGGCATAGTTGAGGGATTTTTGAAAGAAGAAATTAAGGGCAAAAATATTCTTATTCCACGTGCCGAGGTCGCGAGAGAAATTTTACCTGAAAGGCTTGAAGAAATGGGGGCGAACGTTAATGTGGCAACCGCGTATAGAACAGTCAAAGTAGATTCAGGTTTAAATAAAATAAAACCGCTCCTTGAAGAGAAAGAGATTGATGTTATTACTTTTACGAGCTTCTCGACAGCGGATAATTTTATAAGCCTTTTCCCGCAGGATGAACTAAAAGATTTAATGCGCGGCGTTAATATCGCGAGCATAGGGCCGATTACCTCAAACCGGATTGAAAAGGCGGGATTAAAAGTTAAAATATCGCCTTCAGAATATACCCTTGAAAAATTATTGGATGAAATTGTGGGATATTATGAAAAGAGGAAAAATTAA
- a CDS encoding cytochrome c3 family protein, with amino-acid sequence MRKNFFALVTGVFLFVLSLTLKSYAVVSSNIEILIPNTNVIYEYEEVRIVGLVHDASVTQVNILVNDSPVKLADVIKGTFLGAVTLKDGMNEIKVVAKDKDIGASAVKIFYKKDTTVIPDFVQRDFKKFYGHKPIKGRAELCNDCHDLSESKGVYPGRLLRGAISCVNPEEGCHTDKSVNAYVYSHGPVGDGACIGCHSPHGTFSKFSLVVTGSALCYRCHTDKEMDFAQQFVHGPVGGGDCNACHDPHGGAQEFQLRGLGAELCYMCHKRNKANMKFVHGPVAAGDCNVCHNPHAAPYKFQLEKPPAEICFVCHEAKAKDMQKEFVHKPVAERKCGDCHDPHTSDFKYQLKDEGAGLCYMCHKEKKARFAEVAEKHPPVAEGQCSKCHDAHAADTKYQLLREGEKLCFMCHQDKESEFNKPSKHGPVKQGDCVACHNPHGSAFTKILQKDFPKPFYDAFEESKYDLCFGCHKKTVVLDPFTATLTDFRNGKKNMHYVHVNKKKGRTCRACHEVHASTQEKHIRLEVPFSPYWNYKVEFTKTPTGGRCVVGCHKPRDYDRENPVPEEEWY; translated from the coding sequence ATGAGGAAAAATTTTTTTGCACTGGTAACAGGTGTTTTTTTATTTGTTCTAAGTTTGACTCTAAAAAGCTACGCAGTTGTTTCCTCCAATATCGAAATTCTTATTCCCAACACTAATGTAATTTATGAATATGAAGAGGTGCGCATTGTCGGTTTAGTCCATGACGCGTCGGTAACCCAGGTTAACATATTAGTTAATGATTCACCGGTAAAGTTAGCTGATGTTATAAAAGGAACGTTTCTCGGCGCAGTAACCCTGAAAGACGGAATGAATGAAATAAAAGTTGTCGCAAAAGACAAGGATATAGGGGCGTCCGCCGTAAAAATTTTTTATAAAAAAGATACAACGGTAATCCCGGATTTTGTCCAGAGGGATTTTAAAAAGTTCTATGGACATAAACCGATTAAAGGCCGCGCTGAATTGTGCAATGACTGCCATGATTTATCGGAAAGCAAAGGTGTTTATCCGGGAAGATTGTTAAGAGGTGCGATCTCCTGCGTGAATCCGGAAGAAGGCTGTCATACAGATAAAAGTGTTAACGCTTATGTTTACAGCCATGGCCCGGTAGGTGACGGCGCCTGTATAGGTTGTCACAGCCCGCACGGAACATTCAGTAAATTTTCTCTTGTAGTAACAGGAAGCGCCTTATGCTATAGATGCCATACCGACAAAGAAATGGATTTTGCACAGCAGTTTGTCCATGGGCCGGTTGGCGGCGGAGACTGTAATGCATGCCATGACCCTCACGGAGGGGCACAGGAATTTCAATTAAGAGGTTTGGGAGCGGAATTATGTTATATGTGCCATAAAAGAAATAAAGCCAATATGAAATTTGTTCATGGCCCTGTAGCCGCCGGTGACTGTAACGTATGTCATAACCCGCATGCCGCCCCGTATAAATTCCAATTGGAAAAGCCGCCTGCGGAGATTTGTTTTGTATGCCATGAAGCCAAGGCTAAAGACATGCAAAAAGAATTTGTGCATAAACCCGTGGCTGAAAGAAAATGCGGCGATTGCCATGATCCGCATACATCTGATTTCAAATATCAGCTAAAAGATGAGGGTGCAGGTTTATGTTATATGTGCCACAAAGAGAAAAAAGCGCGATTTGCAGAGGTGGCGGAAAAACATCCTCCTGTGGCTGAAGGGCAGTGCAGCAAGTGCCATGATGCCCATGCCGCGGATACCAAATACCAGCTTTTGAGGGAAGGCGAAAAATTATGCTTTATGTGTCACCAGGATAAAGAAAGCGAGTTTAATAAACCTTCCAAGCACGGCCCGGTCAAACAGGGAGATTGTGTGGCGTGTCATAATCCGCATGGTTCAGCTTTCACAAAGATATTGCAGAAAGATTTTCCAAAACCGTTTTATGACGCGTTTGAAGAAAGTAAATATGATTTATGTTTTGGGTGCCATAAGAAAACAGTCGTTTTGGATCCGTTTACCGCGACGCTGACTGATTTCCGGAACGGGAAAAAGAACATGCATTATGTTCATGTTAACAAGAAAAAAGGGCGGACCTGCCGCGCATGCCACGAGGTCCATGCTTCTACCCAGGAAAAACATATTCGCCTGGAAGTGCCTTTCAGCCCATATTGGAATTATAAAGTGGAATTTACAAAAACACCAACAGGCGGAAGGTGTGTGGTTGGCTGTCATAAGCCGAGAGACTATGATCGTGAAAATCCTGTGCCGGAAGAAGAGTGGTATTAG
- a CDS encoding tetratricopeptide repeat protein produces the protein MVLDLNNSLNSLNGSNRLNGLISGDTMEKNKKAFYCLCILVICIFVSFSLVSPVHAINSAYAIQNIKVGDEALDFSLNNLKGGNVSLTDYKGKNATAVCFWNLTTKDSVKELDILAQLYNWYHQENGLEVLGVFTPSEPRDISETEIADINKLLDEKKYPFNILLDNNQTVYKLYGIISFPSLVVINKEGRVDYLMPMWSPLKGEDNVKDNVKKALGLEVAKVHESKQMSMVKRTYKPNKDAAMEMNLAEKFLQDGEYDSAVPKLKKAAEADPNYVKPHIMLAGIYDKQGNMEEALIEYTQAISINPDEIQPHIDFGFFNLKKDLTDDALAEFKKALELDAESGDAHYGLGMIYRKKGQKEEAKAEFKKTIGIFAEVGKDLFAGMKKKREVHPNLANAYNDLGEILLEEGKKEEALAELKKASEEYRGIIEKLQKRTK, from the coding sequence GTGGTATTAGATTTAAATAACAGTTTGAACAGTTTAAACGGTTCAAACCGTTTGAACGGTTTAATATCAGGAGATACAATGGAAAAAAATAAAAAAGCATTTTATTGCCTCTGCATACTGGTAATTTGTATATTTGTTTCTTTCTCTCTTGTGTCTCCTGTTCACGCTATTAACTCCGCTTATGCCATTCAGAATATAAAGGTTGGAGATGAGGCTTTGGATTTCAGTTTGAATAACCTTAAAGGCGGAAATGTTTCGCTGACTGATTATAAGGGAAAAAACGCCACGGCAGTTTGTTTTTGGAATTTGACTACAAAAGACAGTGTGAAGGAATTGGATATACTGGCCCAGCTTTATAACTGGTACCACCAGGAAAACGGTTTGGAGGTATTAGGTGTTTTTACCCCTTCGGAACCGCGCGATATAAGTGAAACTGAAATCGCGGACATAAATAAACTGCTTGATGAAAAAAAATATCCTTTTAATATTCTTTTGGATAATAACCAAACTGTTTATAAATTATATGGAATTATCTCTTTCCCTTCACTTGTGGTTATCAATAAAGAAGGCAGGGTTGATTACCTGATGCCCATGTGGAGCCCTTTAAAAGGCGAAGATAATGTAAAAGATAATGTAAAAAAAGCGCTGGGCCTTGAAGTGGCAAAAGTCCACGAATCAAAACAGATGTCTATGGTGAAAAGGACCTATAAGCCGAATAAGGACGCCGCGATGGAAATGAATTTAGCAGAGAAGTTTTTACAGGACGGCGAATATGACAGTGCCGTCCCAAAACTGAAAAAGGCCGCAGAGGCTGACCCGAATTATGTTAAACCCCATATTATGCTCGCCGGTATTTATGATAAACAGGGGAATATGGAAGAGGCTTTGATTGAATACACGCAAGCCATATCGATTAATCCTGATGAAATTCAGCCCCATATTGATTTTGGATTTTTTAATTTAAAAAAGGATTTAACTGATGACGCCCTTGCTGAGTTTAAAAAGGCATTGGAATTGGATGCCGAATCGGGCGATGCGCATTATGGATTAGGTATGATTTACAGAAAGAAGGGACAGAAAGAGGAAGCAAAAGCCGAGTTTAAAAAAACAATCGGTATATTTGCGGAAGTCGGCAAGGATTTATTCGCTGGGATGAAGAAAAAGCGGGAAGTCCACCCTAATCTTGCAAATGCTTATAACGATTTAGGCGAGATTTTATTGGAAGAAGGGAAAAAAGAAGAGGCGCTGGCAGAACTAAAAAAGGCAAGCGAAGAATACAGGGGAATAATCGAAAAATTACAAAAAAGGACTAAATAG
- a CDS encoding cytochrome c3 family protein, with protein sequence MKWFKLVPVFFTAVVCLYKINISRGAEIYNCIELDKSSVPSDVVIGKDGWIYVTDSLDGKINVFTKEGKLNFNFGKKGTGRGEFILPWAVGVDSEKFIYVTDIGQHQIQIFTPRGNWKGQFGGLGEGQGKFNMPFDLDFGKTGILFILDTGNSQLQLIKGNFLKQFGREGIANGEFRNPTAIAITEKGKVYVVDTGNNRVQVFNTRGDYINKFGRPGDEPGSFFKPQGIAIDSNDRIFISDTGNNRIQCFDEEGNVIFVFGKKGKDRGEFDEPMKIFIDKNDRLYVVDSKNTRIQIFSDVIYQYASCDMCHKEDTKKAVSIHSVYKECLVCHLSHGKNPALNLKKPISELCKDCHKTDDADFNSKHVKYSVDKMNCVDCHDSHYSNDKKLLRGHKPVVQGKCNSCHLIDKTGFKLIEDVKTLCYVCHTIQLNKKHSGLGKENSCELCHKSHGSSYKFLLQRDVESICSNDSCHNGPAIEKHSHPYKDIYPSNKVKIPSNLRTAKGGKILCLTCHDSHSSQHKSILITSKGELCIKCHGGFD encoded by the coding sequence ATGAAATGGTTTAAATTGGTCCCTGTATTTTTTACCGCCGTGGTATGTTTGTATAAAATTAATATTTCTCGCGGAGCGGAAATTTATAATTGCATAGAGCTCGATAAATCATCGGTCCCAAGCGATGTAGTTATCGGAAAGGACGGCTGGATTTATGTTACTGACAGCCTGGACGGGAAAATAAACGTGTTTACTAAAGAAGGTAAATTGAATTTTAATTTTGGCAAAAAAGGGACCGGAAGGGGTGAGTTTATCCTGCCCTGGGCGGTTGGCGTGGATTCAGAAAAGTTTATTTATGTGACGGACATCGGACAGCACCAGATTCAAATTTTTACCCCGCGCGGAAACTGGAAAGGCCAATTCGGGGGGCTCGGGGAGGGACAGGGCAAATTTAATATGCCTTTTGACCTGGATTTTGGAAAAACCGGGATTCTTTTTATACTGGACACAGGGAACAGCCAGCTCCAGCTTATTAAAGGAAATTTTTTAAAACAATTTGGCCGGGAGGGTATAGCCAATGGGGAATTCAGGAACCCTACAGCAATAGCCATTACAGAAAAAGGCAAGGTTTATGTAGTGGATACCGGCAATAACCGTGTCCAGGTATTTAATACAAGGGGGGATTATATTAATAAATTCGGAAGGCCGGGAGATGAACCGGGTTCCTTTTTTAAACCGCAGGGGATAGCGATTGACAGTAATGACAGAATTTTTATAAGTGACACGGGGAATAACAGGATACAATGTTTTGATGAAGAAGGCAATGTGATTTTTGTATTTGGGAAAAAGGGAAAAGACAGGGGTGAATTCGATGAACCGATGAAAATTTTTATTGATAAAAATGACAGGCTTTATGTGGTGGATTCAAAAAATACGAGGATCCAGATTTTTAGTGATGTTATTTATCAATACGCGTCTTGCGATATGTGCCATAAAGAAGATACCAAAAAAGCGGTGAGTATTCATTCTGTTTACAAAGAATGCCTGGTTTGTCATTTAAGCCATGGAAAAAACCCGGCGTTAAATTTGAAAAAACCAATAAGTGAACTCTGTAAAGACTGCCATAAAACAGATGATGCTGATTTTAATTCAAAACATGTTAAATATTCCGTCGACAAGATGAATTGCGTTGACTGCCATGATTCTCATTATTCAAATGACAAAAAATTATTGCGCGGGCATAAACCTGTTGTCCAGGGGAAATGCAATTCCTGCCATCTTATTGACAAAACAGGGTTTAAACTGATTGAAGATGTTAAAACGCTTTGTTATGTCTGCCATACAATCCAGCTTAATAAAAAACATTCCGGTTTGGGAAAAGAAAATTCTTGTGAACTTTGCCATAAATCACACGGGTCATCTTATAAATTCCTTCTCCAGAGAGACGTTGAATCTATTTGTTCAAATGATAGCTGTCATAATGGGCCGGCTATTGAAAAACATTCCCATCCATACAAGGATATTTACCCGAGCAATAAGGTCAAAATTCCGTCTAATTTAAGAACGGCCAAGGGCGGCAAGATACTTTGCCTTACATGCCATGATTCACATAGCTCGCAGCATAAATCAATATTAATTACTTCAAAAGGCGAGTTGTGTATAAAATGCCATGGTGGATTTGACTGA
- a CDS encoding tetratricopeptide repeat protein, with protein MRKKFLSAALPILLLFSVNCQNKEKISGKKAEGHDEMDEQRIREYERILQNNPKDLEILTALGNIYYDIGKWDKAVENYLKVLLIDSTNVDVRTDMGTAYKQMGLYDLAEREFKKGIAINPKHAKAHYNLGVVYYEQGKYKETLAEWEKNYSLEQDPQFKEIARQNIEHLKQTMNISETPR; from the coding sequence ATGAGAAAAAAATTTTTATCAGCCGCCTTACCGATTTTATTGCTTTTTTCGGTCAATTGCCAGAATAAAGAAAAGATTTCCGGTAAAAAAGCAGAAGGACATGACGAAATGGACGAGCAGAGAATCCGCGAATATGAAAGAATATTGCAAAATAACCCAAAAGATCTGGAAATTTTGACCGCACTTGGAAATATCTATTATGATATTGGTAAATGGGACAAAGCGGTTGAAAACTATTTAAAGGTGCTGCTTATTGATTCAACAAATGTTGATGTCCGGACGGACATGGGAACGGCCTACAAGCAGATGGGATTGTATGATTTAGCTGAGAGGGAGTTTAAAAAAGGTATAGCGATAAATCCAAAGCACGCCAAGGCCCATTATAATCTGGGTGTGGTTTACTATGAACAGGGAAAATACAAAGAAACTTTAGCTGAATGGGAGAAAAACTATAGCCTGGAACAGGACCCTCAATTTAAAGAAATTGCCAGGCAGAATATTGAACACTTAAAACAAACAATGAATATTAGTGAAACACCACGTTAA
- the hemB gene encoding porphobilinogen synthase, producing the protein MYFPISRLRRTRQNENFRKMVKETYLSADKFIFPIFVAEGNKIKREISSLPGQYHFSIDMLNKEVEGVRALGIPAILLFGIPDKKDDTGSGAYDNNGIVQEAVRLIKKKIPEIIVVTDVCLCEYTSHGHCGLIRRHKAEGGKQRENYEVDNDASLELIAKTALSHAEAGADMVAPSDMMDGRIGAIRSVLDDNGFSGTPVMSYSVKYASAFYGPFREAAHSTPQFGDRRGYQMDPSNSQEALREVMQDLDEGADIIMVKPALSYLDIIKKVKSDFDIPVAAYNVSGEYAMVKAASMKGWIDEKKITLEILTSIKRAGADIIITYHAKDAAKWLREDK; encoded by the coding sequence ATGTATTTTCCGATTTCAAGATTGAGAAGAACGAGACAAAATGAAAACTTCAGAAAAATGGTTAAAGAGACTTATTTATCCGCTGATAAATTTATTTTTCCGATTTTTGTCGCGGAAGGGAATAAAATAAAAAGAGAAATCAGTTCATTGCCCGGCCAGTATCATTTTTCCATTGATATGTTAAATAAGGAAGTCGAAGGTGTCAGGGCATTGGGTATTCCCGCGATACTTTTATTCGGTATACCGGATAAAAAAGACGATACCGGAAGCGGGGCTTATGATAATAATGGTATTGTCCAGGAAGCGGTGCGTTTAATAAAAAAGAAAATCCCGGAAATAATTGTTGTGACCGATGTTTGTCTTTGTGAATATACTTCGCATGGACATTGCGGACTTATAAGAAGGCATAAGGCGGAAGGCGGAAAGCAGAGAGAAAATTATGAAGTGGATAATGATGCATCGCTGGAGCTTATTGCTAAAACCGCTCTTTCCCACGCGGAGGCGGGCGCAGACATGGTAGCGCCGTCCGATATGATGGATGGCCGGATAGGCGCCATAAGGTCGGTTCTTGACGATAATGGATTCAGCGGCACCCCTGTTATGTCGTATTCTGTCAAGTATGCTTCGGCTTTTTACGGGCCGTTTAGGGAGGCCGCGCATTCAACACCGCAGTTTGGAGACCGCCGAGGCTATCAAATGGATCCTTCTAATTCCCAGGAGGCGTTAAGAGAAGTGATGCAGGATTTAGATGAAGGCGCGGATATTATAATGGTAAAACCCGCTCTTTCTTATCTTGATATTATAAAAAAAGTAAAATCGGATTTTGATATCCCGGTTGCCGCGTATAATGTAAGCGGTGAATATGCAATGGTAAAAGCGGCCTCCATGAAAGGCTGGATTGACGAAAAAAAGATAACTTTAGAGATTCTTACAAGTATTAAAAGGGCCGGGGCGGATATTATTATTACGTATCACGCCAAGGATGCAGCAAAATGGCTGAGAGAAGATAAATAG